The DNA segment ATGGCCCTGGAATACGGGCAGACGGTGTGGGCCTTGTCGATCAGTTCGCGGGCCTGGCCCCAGGCCATGCCGGGCACGCTGACCGCGAGTTCGACCTGGATGCCCAGGCCCGATGCCGTGGCGCCGACGGCCACCGTCTCGGTGACCACGGTGGCGTCCGGCAGGCGCAGCCGCTCCTGCGCGGCGACGAACTGCAATGCGCCGAGGAAGCAGTCCGAGTAACCCCGCACGAACGGCGGTTCGGCCAGGCAGGCCGGGGGCATAGCTATCAACACATCCCCGAGCGAGGCCGCGCCCAGGACTGCGCCATGGGCCAGGGTGGCATGGGATCTGTAGAGAATGGGATCGGGCGGCATGGCATCTCCTGGCAACGGGGTGGATGGGATGAAACCGATGGCGTAGTCCACTTTAGGCCCGCGCATTGCACGATAGGCAACAGAAAATCCAGAAAACTTGATACAAAGTACGGATGACTGCTTCCTGTACCGACCGGCTCGAAGCGCTGCTCCACCATTTCCCGGTGCGCACGCGCATGTTCCACGCGGGCGCCCTGTGCGGCGTCACGCACGTCCTGGCACCGGACGGAGGCGGCCAGATGCACCTGGTCCGCTCCGGGCCTGTCGAGGTGGTACGGCCGGGGCGCCCTCCGCTGCAGGTGGAGGTGCCCAGCCTCCTGCTCTATCCGCGCCCCCTGCCCCGGCAATTCATCGCCGGCGCGGAACCCGGCGCCCAGCTGGTCTGCGCCGAACTGGACTTCGAGGGCGGGCCGGCGAACCCGCTCGTGCGCGCCCTGCCGGACGAAATCTGCCTGCCACTCCAGGCCATCGACGGTGCGGGCGACGTGCTGTCGCTGCTCTTCTCCGAAGCGTTCGGCAACAACTGCGGCCGCAGCGCGCTGATCGACCGGCTGTTCGGCGTGGTGCTGATCCAGGTGCTGAGGCATCTCATGGAAACACGGCAGATCGAAGGCGGATTGCTCGCCGGGCTATCGCACCCCCGCCTGCGCAAGGCGATCGTGGCCCTGCACGACCGGCCTGCGCAGGAATGGCCGCTGGATGCCCTCGCAGCGATGGCGGGCATGTCGCGCACGGCGTTCGCCGGCACGTTCCGCCAGGCCATGGGATGCACGCCGGGGCAGTATCTGCAGGGCTGGCGTATCCGGCTGGCGCAGCAGGCCCTGCTGCAGGGGCGGCAGTTGAAGGCCATCGCCGTGGATGTGGGTTATGGCAGCGAAGCGGCGCTCTCCCGGGCCTTCAAGGCACACTGCGGCCTGGGGCCGCGGGAATGGCGCCAGGCCGAAGGCGCTCGCCAGGCCGCGGCCCCCGCCCCGCCCGCCTCGCCCGCGGCGGCCGGGCCGTTGCCGGCGCATTGCACGGACGGCACACGCCCGGCCTGACCGGAACGGGATCGGCGAGGCCCGGGCGCAGGTCCGACAATCCCGCGTCCCCGCCCTCGGCGGACATCCGCACGTTTTCAGGAGACTCCCATGGAAATCGAATTCAAGTTCCTGATCCCCGCGCACCGCCTCGAAGGCGTGGAGGCCGCGTTGCAGCAAGGTCCCTTCACCGCACGCCGCATGGAAGCGCATTACTTCGACACGCCCGGGGGCGACCTCGCCCGCCACGGCATCGCATGGCGCGTGCGCAACGAAGGCGGGACCTGGGTACAGACCGTGAAAACGCTGGGCGACGGGCCGCTGGCGCGCGGGGAGCACAACGCGCCCGTGCCGCGCCCCGCCGAGCCGGCCGGCATTCCCCGCCCCGATCCCGCACTGCACGCCGGCTCTGCCGCGGGCAAGCAGCTCGCCAAGGTGCTGGCGGGCGCCCGGGACGCGCCCGTTGCCACCTACGGCACCGAATTCGAGCGCGTGGCGCGCGACATCCCCCTGCCCGGCGGCGCGATGGAAGTGGCGCTGGATGTCGGCCGCGTGGTGGCCCGCCGCGGCAGTGCGGACGAGGTGTCCGAACCCCTCTGCGAGCTGGAACTGGAGCTGAAGCAGGGCTCCGTGCCCGCCCTCGTGGCGGCCGCCACCCAGTGGGCCCGCACGCATGGCCTGGTGCTGAGCACCCTCTCCAAGGCCGAGCGGGGCGAGCGCCTGCGGGCCGGGCAGGCCGCCGGGCCCGCAGTCAAGGCTGGCGCGGTGCGCGCACCGAAGGGGCACCTCCCGTCAGGGCAGGACCTGCAGCGGACCGTCGTCGCCCACTGCCTGGAGCAGGCCCTGGCCAACGCGAGCGAGATCGCGCACGGCCACGCCGATGAAAGGCACATCCACCAGCTGCGGGTGGGCCTGCGGCGCCTGCGCACCGCCCTGCGCGAACTCGACCGCGTGGCGCCCGGCCGCTTCGATCCTGCGTGGCAGGGGCCGCTGCGCGCCGCCTTCCGTCGCCTGGGCGACCTGCGGGACGGCGGACACGTGCTGGAGCAGATCGGCGAGGCGCTGCGCCAGGCCGGGGCGCCCGCCGTGGACACCGGCGGCGCGCCATCCGAATCCCCGCAGCACATCGTGGCCGA comes from the Paracidovorax avenae ATCC 19860 genome and includes:
- a CDS encoding AraC family transcriptional regulator, translated to MTASCTDRLEALLHHFPVRTRMFHAGALCGVTHVLAPDGGGQMHLVRSGPVEVVRPGRPPLQVEVPSLLLYPRPLPRQFIAGAEPGAQLVCAELDFEGGPANPLVRALPDEICLPLQAIDGAGDVLSLLFSEAFGNNCGRSALIDRLFGVVLIQVLRHLMETRQIEGGLLAGLSHPRLRKAIVALHDRPAQEWPLDALAAMAGMSRTAFAGTFRQAMGCTPGQYLQGWRIRLAQQALLQGRQLKAIAVDVGYGSEAALSRAFKAHCGLGPREWRQAEGARQAAAPAPPASPAAAGPLPAHCTDGTRPA
- a CDS encoding CYTH and CHAD domain-containing protein — translated: MEIEFKFLIPAHRLEGVEAALQQGPFTARRMEAHYFDTPGGDLARHGIAWRVRNEGGTWVQTVKTLGDGPLARGEHNAPVPRPAEPAGIPRPDPALHAGSAAGKQLAKVLAGARDAPVATYGTEFERVARDIPLPGGAMEVALDVGRVVARRGSADEVSEPLCELELELKQGSVPALVAAATQWARTHGLVLSTLSKAERGERLRAGQAAGPAVKAGAVRAPKGHLPSGQDLQRTVVAHCLEQALANASEIAHGHADERHIHQLRVGLRRLRTALRELDRVAPGRFDPAWQGPLRAAFRRLGDLRDGGHVLEQIGEALRQAGAPAVDTGGAPSESPQHIVADAAFQSTLIALMGFAATPGRPPQALGAEERGLDADATRRALRKALRKLHRGIAEDAASFASLPAERRHGVRKRIKRLRYLAEFLAPALKGSGKDFLRDLEPAQDALGRLNDEQVAQARYRQLAAKHPKAWFAVGWLAARREPLLTECERALRRLTEGPEVRKGGFR
- a CDS encoding OsmC family protein, with translation MPPDPILYRSHATLAHGAVLGAASLGDVLIAMPPACLAEPPFVRGYSDCFLGALQFVAAQERLRLPDATVVTETVAVGATASGLGIQVELAVSVPGMAWGQARELIDKAHTVCPYSRAMRHTLDVRLTLA